The Methanomassiliicoccales archaeon genome segment TCCGCGAAGGACGCCCATTTCTGGGAACGGAGCGCATTCGGTCGGCTGACTCCTGCTTGCAAGGCAGGGGAGAACGCATTGTGCGTCTCCGGCGGCCTACTCCATCAGGAGCGTTCCAATGCCTTTCCCGCAGACCGTTGCTGGTCTCATGCCCGATGGAGCGATGAAGTTTTAGCCCAGAGCTTCAACCGTCTTTCTCTCCCAGGCAGAGAGTGCCTTACCCCTTGCGAGGTGTCTGGAAACTTCTGTGTGTGCGTCATGCCGTTCAAGAATTTGAATTTGTCGCCATTCATCCCACGACTAGAGTTCGTGGGTTTTCTGGCAACATATTCATAAAGAATCCGTTTGAAGACATATTTCCTGAAAGGCAAGTCCGCCCCTAATCAACACGCCTGAGATGCCTGGCAGCGGGCGCCACCCATCCTGTCTAAAGATGGTGGCAGAGCGCGCCTAGGCTCCAAATCCTGACGCGCTAGCCTTGGCTTTCAGGTCCCGGAGTCGTTCTCCGATGACGTCTATCGCCGCCGCATACTCCTTCGACACCAGCAGGAAATGCCTCTCCACCTTCTCCTTTGACGCCCCCCTGAATCCGTCCACTAGCATCCGGAAAGAGAAGGTGATATCGAGATACTGGCCTTTTTCGCGGACCTTCCAGCCACCCACCCTTTCTAGCGCCAAGGAAAAGAGGGGGTGTTCGGCGGTCGACCCTTTGCGCTTCTCCGCTTTGGCCAAGCTGCGCTTCAGCTCATCCAGTTCCGAATCCCTGCCGATCTTGGCCTTGGCGTCGCCCTGGTCTTTCTCCGCTTCCAAGGCCGCTATTCGTTCTAGGTTCTCGCTGCGCCAGGATTCGTAGGACCTTCTACCGCCGACCAAGTGCTCACCGGCCAGCGCGATGGCGAACTCTCGCAGGTCCACCGCCCATCCGGAAAGCATGACCGAACCTCTCGGGGGCCAGCTGAACTGCTTGATGGCCGGCCAAGGAATGACTAGTTCGATCTTGGTCTCCGTCCGCCGTTCGAAATCGCGTCGGTAGATGTCCTCCAGTCGATGGAGAGCATCTTGGCAGCCATTGCAGATGCCAGAGCCGAGGATGGCGATCTTCTTTCCTCCCACCAGGTCGCCGCTTACCGCCCGGCAGATGCTGCAAGATCTAAGTGTCATGGACGCGCTGTTCCAATGTATTGTATGGTAATAACCATTGCCTGGCGTTCGTCCATTGGAATGGCGGTCGAGCCTCAGGCGTCTGGCAGTTCAAGATAGAGTTATATAGAAGAACAAACATCTCACGGCCGCTAGCTCAAAGCTAGGAAAACCTATTTGTGAATCGAATTGGGAGGCAATCATATGGGAATGAGCCAGACACCTATACTAATCCTCAAGGAGGGCACCAAGAGGGACAAGGGCAAGGACGCCCAGTACAACAACATCATGGCCGCGCGCGCCATCGCTGACGCGGTCCGCAGTACCCTCGGCCCCCGAGGAATGGATAAGATGCTAGTTGACAGCATGGGAGACGTCGTCATAACCAACGACGGGGTCACCATCCTCAAGGAGATAGACGTAGAGCACCCGGCCGCAAAGATGCTGGTCGAGGTGGCCAAGACCCAGGATGAGGAATGCGGAGATGGCACTACCACCGCCGTCATCTTGGCAGGAGAGCTTTTGAAGAAGGCCGTGGACCTCATCGACGCCGACGTGCACCCGACCATCATCACCGCCGGATACAGGCTGGCATCGAACAAGGCCCTGGAGATCTTGGAGACCGTGTCAGCGCCGGTCGATATCAAGGACCGCGCCACGCTGAAGCAGATTGCCATGACCTCCATGATGTCCAAGGCCGTGGTCGGCAGCCGCGAGCACATGGCGGACGTCGCCGTGGCCGCAGTGCTCAAGGTGGCAGAGAAGACCGACGGTCGCTGGTACGTGGACACTGACAACATCCAGGTAGTCAAGAAGCAGGGTGGGTCCATGGACGACACCGGGATGATCGAAGGCATCATCGTGGACAAGGAGCCGGTGCATCCCGCGATGCCCAAGAAGATCGCCAAGGCCAAGATCCTCCTTCTCGATGCCGCTCTGGAGATCAAGAAGACGGAGATCGACGCCAAGATCGAGATCACCGACCCCTCGCAGATGCAGGCCTTCCTCAAGGAGGAGGAGCGCATGTTGCACGCCATGGTGGATAAGATCAAGAAGTCAGGCGCGAACGTGGTCTTCTGCCAGAAGGGCATCGATGACCTGGTGCAGCACTTCTTGGCCAAGGAGCAGATATACGCCGGAAGGCGCGTGAAGAAGAGCGACATGGAGAAGCTCTCTAAGGCCACCGGCGCAAGTGTCGTCACCAAGCTGGACGAGCTTGACCCGGCCGACCTGGGCAATGCGGACCTGGTAGAGGTGCGCAAGATCCAGGAGGAAGAGATGACCTTCGTCACCGGCTGCAAGAACCCCAAGGCGGTCAGCATTCTGATACGCGGAGGGACTGAGCACGTGGTGGATGAGATCGAGCGCTCCATGGACGATGCCACGAGCGTAGTCGCGGTAGCTATTGAGGACGAGAAGATGATCGCTGGTGGCGGCTCCTCGTCAGTGGAGATCGCCCTGAGACTACGCGAGTACTCCGCATCCGTCGGAGGCCGCGAGCAGATCGCCATCGACGCATTCGCTTCCGCCATGGAGGTCATCCCTACCGCCCTGGCGGAGAACGCGGGCTTGGACCCTATCGATATCCTCATAGAACTGCGCAAGGCGCACAAGAACGGCAAGAAGAACGCCGGTCTGAACGTCTACGAGGGCAAGGTCGATGATATGTTCAAGCAGAACGTGCTGGAGCCGTTCCGTGTGGGCAAGCAGGCCATTAACTCTGCCACCGACGCAGCGGTCATGATCCTAAGGATCGACGATGTCATCGCTTCCAGGGGAGGCGGGGGCATGGGCGGCGGTCCCGGTGGAATGCCCGGCGGCATGGGTGGGAACGAAGGCTTGGGCGACGTGGACTGAGCGAAAAAACCCGGAGGGCGCAAGCCCTCCTTCGAAACAATTTCATCCACAATGGTTTTAGACGATGAGATGTGTCGATATCCCAGAGGCGAGGGTCATGGTCGATGAAGGCGCCAACGACTCGGCCGCGGAGGCCTGCGAAGGGAAGCAGCAGGCGGAGCTCGAGCGTCTGGAAGAAGAGGTGAAGATGCTTCGCGGTCTACTGGATGAGCAGACAGCCATGACCGAGGAACACCTGGAATTGGCGAAGAGGATCCAGGCGGACTTCGACAACTACAAGAAGCGCGTTCAGAGAGAGAAGGAAGAGGTCGTCAGGTGCGCCAACGATCGATTGGTGCTGGATCTCCTCGGAACGCTGGACGATCTGGAGCGGGCTCTAAGCGCGAACTCCAACCCGGATGAGATCCATTCCGGGGTGAAGCAGATCCAGTCAAATCTATCGGCGTTGCTGCAGTCATATGGCCTACGGGAGATGCCTCTGACGGGGCGGTTCGATCCCAACCTGCATGAGGCATTGTGCGTGGGCGATGGTGAGGAAGGCACCATATTGGAGACCTTCCAGAAAGGGTATTATCTGGGACCGAGGGTGCTCCGGCACGCGAAGGTCATGGTAGGAAAATGCGGAGAAGAGGTGAAAATTGATGGCTAGGACAATCGGCATCGACTTGGGAACGAGCAATTCAGCCGCCGCGGTCATGGAGGGCGGAAGACCGGCGATCATCCCGAGCGCAGAAGGCACGAGCCTGGGCGGGAAAGCGTTCCCGTCCTACGTGGCCTTCACCAAATCAGGCGAACTGCTGGTCGGCGAGCCGGCGAAGAGACAGGCGGTATCTAACCCGGAGGGCACGGTGGCCGCCATCAAAAGGAAGATGGGAACGGACCACAAGGTGCGCGTGCATGGAAAGGAGTACACTCCGCAGCAGATCTCCGCCTTCATTCTCCAGAAGATTAAGCGGGACGCTGAGGCGTATCTGGGAGAGTCGGTGAGCAAGGTGGTCATCACCGTCCCCGCCTATTTCAACGACAACCAGCGGCAGGCGACCAAGGACGCGGGAACGATCGCGGGCCTGGATGTGGTGCGCATCATCAACGAGCCCACCGCCGCTGCCCTGGCATATGGTCTGGACAAGTCGGAGAAGGAACAGTGCATCCTGGTGTTCGATCTGGGGGGTGGTA includes the following:
- a CDS encoding nucleotide exchange factor GrpE, with amino-acid sequence MVDEGANDSAAEACEGKQQAELERLEEEVKMLRGLLDEQTAMTEEHLELAKRIQADFDNYKKRVQREKEEVVRCANDRLVLDLLGTLDDLERALSANSNPDEIHSGVKQIQSNLSALLQSYGLREMPLTGRFDPNLHEALCVGDGEEGTILETFQKGYYLGPRVLRHAKVMVGKCGEEVKIDG
- the thsB gene encoding thermosome subunit beta, producing the protein MSQTPILILKEGTKRDKGKDAQYNNIMAARAIADAVRSTLGPRGMDKMLVDSMGDVVITNDGVTILKEIDVEHPAAKMLVEVAKTQDEECGDGTTTAVILAGELLKKAVDLIDADVHPTIITAGYRLASNKALEILETVSAPVDIKDRATLKQIAMTSMMSKAVVGSREHMADVAVAAVLKVAEKTDGRWYVDTDNIQVVKKQGGSMDDTGMIEGIIVDKEPVHPAMPKKIAKAKILLLDAALEIKKTEIDAKIEITDPSQMQAFLKEEERMLHAMVDKIKKSGANVVFCQKGIDDLVQHFLAKEQIYAGRRVKKSDMEKLSKATGASVVTKLDELDPADLGNADLVEVRKIQEEEMTFVTGCKNPKAVSILIRGGTEHVVDEIERSMDDATSVVAVAIEDEKMIAGGGSSSVEIALRLREYSASVGGREQIAIDAFASAMEVIPTALAENAGLDPIDILIELRKAHKNGKKNAGLNVYEGKVDDMFKQNVLEPFRVGKQAINSATDAAVMILRIDDVIASRGGGGMGGGPGGMPGGMGGNEGLGDVD